From the genome of Vicia villosa cultivar HV-30 ecotype Madison, WI linkage group LG2, Vvil1.0, whole genome shotgun sequence, one region includes:
- the LOC131650137 gene encoding uncharacterized protein LOC131650137, giving the protein MAPPKPPNPSSKEILEEAIQISTLNLNNAMQETQEQMDERFTQLSSDLSNLQTRLDNDKSEEDSRFQALMAAITKISLQKELQQTLMSSSGTVHGTVTSAASATVHGSPATVHGGSTTVHGTASPSGMVQNPLSNSRVSAPNFHSFSPTNTPMRNSATYSTTNPHTATMRYTNPHMSTTFVPYPPIPSILTSSQPFNVPFSQHIPFSQFSPQPTYPNLSHIPPLPTPRTPKLELPMFDGSEPLDWLFQAEQFFNFYNMPPENRLSLISFYMKGAALSWFKWMHHSHLLMDWASFTRALELRFGPSTYDNHQAELFKLKQDGTVVEYQTKFEQLGNQVVGLPHDAILNCFISGLNADIRNEMAIQKPTNISQAIGLAKLIEAKLKDSKPKFSKPYVTTYPKPNPTTNTSSTQKSNTSNSAQVPFRPKSPYTTQPAHLPIKKLSQTQIQERRAQGLCFNCDEKFIPGHKCSTGRFLILLSDEEVFDHTQLADEEKEDDPQTESADTYFQLSTHALTGQFSPQTLKFKGLIGGLTVMVLVDTGSTHNILQPRIAHHLNLPTTPIPQFSVMVGNGSHLQCEGICNNVKLTLQDKQFKLPFYLLPIEGADVVLGMAWLRTLGTIQADFSIPSITFNHNNASMTLEGDSASLPQHTTFHQFKQLVHQDSISSLHLMFLQPTQTQNSVPPPNLKVNLPDNTHPQISTLLHKYPTIFQNQTRFPPPRPHDHQIPLLPNTAPINVKPYRYPHSQKTAMTTIISDMLKEGLIVPSHSPFSSPVLLVKKKDGTWRFCVDYRALNAVTVKDRFPIPTIDELLDELGPAKIFTKLDLRSGYHQIRMASKDTHKTAFRTFDGHYEFLVMPFGLTNAPLTFQSAMNDLLRPYLRKFVLVFFDDILIYSSNFNDHLAHLQVIFKLLAANCYVVKLSKCVFAVPKVHYLGHVICEGKVGPDAEKIKAILDWPQPRSLTALRGFLGLTGFYRRFVKQYAALAAPLTDLLRSTRFVWSTAATEAFTALQKHMTDMPVLTLPDFKKKFIVETDASGVAVGAVLSQDGHPIAFFSKKMCPRMQASSTYVREMFAVTEAVKKWRQYLIGQEFHIYTDQKSLRNLLLQKIQTPEQQKWAAKLQGFNFEIFYKPGKSNVVADALSRQFPSEEPVLFALSSAIPDLLTRLRDFYTRDRAGQELLAKLFTDTTDKDNFKVSNGLLLYKNRLFIPDIDQLRTKVLNEFHATPTAGHSGVKASLSRVSASFAWPGIYKDVKHLVKYCDICQHSKYSTQKKKGLLQPLPVPEKVWDDISMDFITHLPNSFGHTCIWVICDRLSKSAHFIALSTKFTAKDIANRFTVDIARLHGSPRSIVTDRDPLFLSKFWKEFHKLQGTTLKYSTAYHPETDGQTEVLNRSVETYLRCFASSQPRHWYKYLHLAEYWYNTSYHSAIKTTPFRALYGRDPPSISAHLAGSVQEPSVEAILQQHHDILQTLKSNLVKSRIQMEKQANVKRLDYTFKVNDLVLLKLQPYRQHTVHRRSSQKLAPRFFGPFTVIKRIGQVAYMINLPSSSRIHPVVHVSLLRPYFGTTPEEDFEPIPPYTPVPLTSEAEPHLRTCEQQQHIITSENEVANNKVQGLWPSSLPDRECLDTDQEEELNTLAAKVQKTKEGKEKKEEKTSSHISFEVEGKKVIEEAEENEERKRVNNSEEVQRDEVIKLNVFSQPKVQKSKYNSAFPMLHANPRDQLYPTCSNGLFSTSSGPSNFDPAVRFKPHSQLSSVNSHTPPPGLLRFPHPMRDVKSSNPISSDFWDPRDSSLSSQHSNDSMHVSVGLSTQIQGPSPIPSMNLEDKVPKEEMSIDRHPIRPKRIKRIPASLKDFYY; this is encoded by the coding sequence ATGGCTCCCCCAAAACCCCCCAACCCATCTTCTAAGGAAATCTTAGAAGAAGCTATTCAAATATCCACCTTAAACCTAAACAATGCAATGCAAGAAACTCAAGAACAAATGGATGAGAGGTTTACTCAACTCTCTTCAGATCTATCCAACCTCCAAACAAGATTAGACAATGACAAATCTGAGGAGGATTCTAGGTTTCAAGCACTCATGGCTGCCATCACCAAAATCTCTCTTCAAAAAGAGCTACAGCAAACTCTTATGTCAAGTTCGGGTACTGTTCACGGAACAGTAACTTCTGCTGCATCCGCTACTGTTCACGGAAGCCCCGCTACTGTTCACGGAGGATCTACTACTGTTCACGGAACAGCTTCACCATCAGGTATGGTACAGAACCCACTTTCTAATTCTAGGGTTTCAGCACCTAATTTTCACTCATTTTCCCCAACAAACACTCCTATGCGAAATTCTGCCACATATTCAACCACAAACCCTCACACAGCCACCATGAGATACACCAATCCCCACATGTCTACCACTTTTGTCCCTTACCCTCCTATTCCGTCCATTTTAACATCCTCCCAACCCTTCAACGTTCCTTTTTCACAACATAtccctttttcccaattttctccCCAACCCACATATCCCAATCTCTCCCATATACCACCCTTACCGACACCTCGTACACCTAAACTTGAACTCCCTATGTTCGATGGATCTGAACCACTTGATTGGTTATTTCAGGCTGagcaatttttcaatttttacaaCATGCCACCCGAAAATCGATTGTCCTTAATTTCTTTTTACATGAAAGGTGCTGCATTAAGTTGGTTTAAGTGGATGCATCACAGTCACTTATTAATGGATTGGGCTTCGTTTACTAGAGCTTTAGAGTTACGTTTTGGTCCATCTACATATGACAACCATCAGGCAGAATTGTTCAAATTAAAGCAAGATGGAACTGTTGTGGAATATCAAACAAAGTTCGAACAATTGGGCAATCAAGTTGTGGGACTGCCACATGATGCCATATTAAATTGCTTTATTTCTGGTCTTAATGCTGATATTAGAAATGAGATGGCAATTCAAAAACCCACAAATATATCTCAAGCAATTGGATTAGCAAAATTGATTGAAGCCAAACTTAAGGATTCTAAGCCCAAATTTTCTAAACCCTATGTTACTACTTACCCAAAACCCAATCCAACCACCAACACTTCCTCAACCCAAAAATCTAATACCTCCAATTCTGCCCAAGTCCCTTTTCGCCCCAAAAGCCCATACACCACCCAGCCCGCCCACTTACCCATAAAAAAATTATCCCAAACCCAAATTCAAGAGAGGAGAGCCCAAGGGTTGTGCTTCAATTGTGATGAAAAGTTCATTCCCGGTCATAAATGTTCTACGGGCAGATTCTTAATTCTTTTGAGTGACGAAGAGGTTTTTGACCATACTCAATTGGCTGATGAGGAAAAAGAAGATGACCCCCAAACAGAATCAGCAGATACTTATTTCCAGTTGTCAACACATGCTTTAACGGGTCAGTTTTCGCCCCAAACACTTAAATTCAAAGGCTTGATTGGAGGCCTAACAGTTATGGTTTTGGTGGATACCGGCAGCACTCATAACATCCTTCAGCCCCGTATTGCACATCATCTTAATTTACCCACCACTCCCATTCCCCAATTTTCTGTTATGGTGGGCAATGGTTCCCACCTTCAATGTGAaggtatttgtaacaatgtgaaaCTCACACTCCAGGATAAACAATTCAAACTACCTTTCTACCTCCTACCTATTGAAGGTGCAGATGTTGTATTGGGTATGGCTTGGCTTAGAACACTAGGTACCATACAGGCTGATTTTTCTATTCCCTCCATTACTTTTAACCACAACAATGCTTCCATGACCCTAGAAGGTGATTCTGCCTCCTTACCACAACACACAACTTTTCATCAGTTTAAACAACTTGTCCACCAAGATTCCATATCCTCACTACATCTAATGTTTCTTCAGCCCACCCAAACACAAAATTCTGTCCCACCACCCAACCTTAAAGTTAACCTGCCCGATAACACCCACCCTCAAATTTCTACACTTCTTCACAAATATCCCACGATTTTTCAGAATCAAACCAGATTTCCACCCCCAAGACCACATGACCATCAAATACCACTTTTACCTAACACTGCCCCTATTAATGTAAAACCATACAGATACCCCCATTCCCAAAAGACTGCAATGACAACAATAATTTCAGATATGTTAAAAGAAGGACTCATAGTGCCTAGTCACAGCCCATTTTCCTCCCCTGTTTTATTAGTCAAAAAAAAAGATGGGACATGGCGATTTTGTGTTGACTATAGAGCACTTAATGCAGTCACAGTTAAAGACAGATTTCCCATCCCCACCATAGATGAGTTGCTCGATGAACTCGGCCCAGCTAAAATTTTTACCAAGTTAGACCTACGCTCCGGCTATCACCAGATCCGAATGGCATCAAAAGATACACATAAAACGGCTTTTCGTACTTTCGACGGACACTATGAATTTCTTGTCATGCCCTTTGGTTTGACAAACGCACCCTTAACTTTTCAATCAGCAATGAATGATCTTTTGAGACCTTACCTAAGgaaatttgttttagttttttttgatgACATACTGATATATAGTTCCAATTTTaatgatcatttagctcatctgCAGGTTATTTTCAAGTTATTAGCAGCTAATTGTTATGTGGTGAAATTATCCAAGTGTGTGTTTGCAGTACCTAAGGTTCACTACCTAGGTCACGTAATTTGTGAAGGTAAAGTTGGACCAGATGCAGAAAAGATTAAAGCTATTCTAGACTGGCCTCAGCCACGTTCTCTCACGGCTCTCAGAGGATTTTTAGGCCTTACCGGATTTTATCGAAGATTTGTGAAACAATACGCCGCACTCGCCGCTCCGCTCACCGATCTTTTACGTTCCACTAGATTTGTTTGGAGTACAGCGGCAACAGAGGCCTTTACAGCATTACAAAAACACATGACCGACATGCCGGTCTTAACACTTccagatttcaaaaaaaaattcatagtTGAAACAGACGCTTCAGGAGTCGCGGTTGGTGCAGTTTTGTCACAGGATGGTCATCCCATAGCCTTCTTCAGCAAGAAGATGTGCCCCAGAATGCAAGCATCTTCCACCTATGTTCGTGAAATGTTCGCTGTAACGGAAGCAGTAAAGAAATGGCGTCAGTACTTGATTGGCCAAGAATTTCATATATACACAGATCAGAAGAGTTTAAGGAATTTGTTACTTCAGAAAATTCAAACCCCAGAACAACAAAAATGGGCTGCCAAGCTACAAGGGTTTAATTTTGAAATCTTTTACAAACCTGGTAAATCAAATGTGGTCGCGGATGCCTTAAGTAGACAGTTTCCTTCAGAAGAACCAGTGTTGTTCGCTCTTTCTTCTGCCATCCCTGATCTTCTTACAAGACTTCGTGATTTCTACACAAGGGATAGAGCGGGTCAAGAACTGCTTGCAAAGTTATTCACAGATACCACAGACAAGGATAATTTCAAAGTGTCAAATGGACTGTTGTTGTACAAGAACCGCTTATTCATACCTGATATTGATCAGCTGCGAACAAAAGTGTTGAACGAATTTCATGCCACTCCCACAGCTGGCCATTCCGGAGTGAAGGCGAGCCTATCGCGTGTCTCTGCATCTTTCGCTTGGCCGGGCATATACAAAGATGTAAAACACTTGGTCAAATACTGTGATATATGTCAGCATAGTAAGTATTCCACACAAAAGAAGAAGGGTCTACTACAACCTTTACCTGTTCCAGAAAAGGTTTGGGATGATATCTCCATGGACTTCATCACCCATCTTCCAAACTCGTTTGGTCACACCTGCATTTGGGTCATCTGCGACCGTCTATCCAAATCCGCACACTTCATAGCTCTATCCACAAAGTTCACCGCGAAAGACATTGCGAACCGTTTCACTGTTGACATAGCCCGCCTTCATGGATCTCCAAGATCTATTGTGACAGACCGTGACCCGTTGTTTCTTAGTAAATTCTGGAAAGAGTTTCATAAACTACAAGGAACCACATTAAAATACAGTACTGCGTACCATCCGGAAACAGACGGACAAACAGAGGTTTTGAATAGATCGGTGGAAACATACCTCAGGTGTTTTGCAAGCTCACAGCCGCGTCACTGGTACAAGTATCTTCATCTTGCAGAGTACTGGTATAACACGTCTTATCATTCAGCAATCAAAACTACACCGTTCCGAGCTCTCTACGGCCGCGACCCGCCGTCTATCTCTGCACACTTAGCCGGATCTGTTCAGGAACCGTCCGTGGAAGCCATCTTGCAACAACATCATGACATTTTGCAAACTTTAAAATCAAATCTAGTCAAAAGCCGCATTCaaatggaaaagcaagcaaatgTCAAAAGGCTGGATTATACCTTCAAAGTTAATGATCTGGTTCTCCTCAAACTTCAGCCTTACCGTCAACACACCGTGCACAGACGTTCCTCTCAGAAGTTGGCCCCGCGATTTTTTGGCCCCTTCACGGTCATCAAACGAATCGGTCAAGTTGCTTATATGATAAACCTCCCTTCGTCCTCGCGAATCCACCCAGTGGTCCACGTATCTCTTCTCCGCCCTTACTTTGGTACCACACCGGAGGAAGATTTCGAACCCATTCCACCGTATACTCCAGTTCCGTTAACTTCTGAAGCGGAACCACACTTGAGGACCTGTGAACAACAACAGCATATAATAACATCAGAGAACGAAGTAGCAAACAACAAAGTACAAGGCTTGTGGCCTTCATCTTTACCTGACAGAGAGTGTTTGGACACGGACCAAGAGGAAGAGCTTAACACTCTTGCGGCTAAGGTGCAGAAAAccaaagaagggaaagaaaaaaaagaggagaAAACAAGCTCTCACATTTCGTTTGAAGTTGAAGGAAAGAAAGTGATAGAGGAAGCAGAAGAAAATGAGGAGAGAAAAAGGGTTAATAACTCGGAGGAAGTACAAAGAGATGAGGTTATAAAGTTAAATGTGTTTTCCCAACCCAAAGTGCAAAAATCTAAGTACAACTCTGCTTTTCCAATGCTACACGCTAACCCACGTGACCAGCTGTATCCAACTTGTTCCAACGGACTTTTCTCTACATCATCCGGACCATCCAATTTTGATCCTGCGGTGAGATTTAAACCACACAGCCAGCTGTCTTCAGTCAATTCCCACACTCCACCGCCTGGCTTGCTTCGGTTCCCACACCCCATGCGTGATGTAAAGTCTTCCAACCCTATCTCTTCAGATTTCTGGGACCCACGAGATTCTTCATTATCCTCACAGCATTCCAACGACTCTATGCATGTTTCGGTTGGGCTTTCCACTCAAATCCAAGGCCCAAGTCCAATTCCTTCcatgaaccttgaggacaaggttcccAAAGAGGAAATGAGTATTGATAGGCATCCCATTAGGCCCAAGAGAATTAAGAGAATACCAGCTTCATTaaaagatttttattattaa